TCAGGGCTTGTAGCACCTCTGGGGTGGCCCCGGCCACACCCCCCAGCAGGTTGTAGTTCTCACCAGGGTCCTCGGAAAGGTCGTAGAGCAGCGGGGGCTCATGAGCAGTCAGAGAGCTGGAGGCGTGGCAGGCAGGGTCTGCAGTGGTGTCGCTGTGGGCAGAGCCTGGGGAGGGGGCCAATTCTGTGCATGGGGCAAGAGCGAAAGGAGGGGCCAGGGATCTGGGGCTCCGGGGAGGGGTCAGCAGGTCAGGTGGAGGGATTCACGGGGAGGGTTTACCCTGGGTGAAGAAGTGAGCCTTGTACTTTCCACTCCGTACAGCAAAAACCCCACGGACCTCGTCTGGGTAGGACGGGTAGAAGAAGAGAGACTGCCGAGGGCTCTGGGGGCAGAGTCAGGGGTCACGGGGCGGGACAGGCCCTGAGCACTGCACATACCCGGGGCTGCCAGCCCTGGTGTGAGGCCCTGGACGTGCACTGCTTCTAGCCCACCCCAGGAACCTGAGAGGTGGCGCCACTTGGATGCCGCTAAATGCAGGAGGCCCTGAGGCACAGACTTTCAGGCACTGCCCACACTCACCCCAGGGGAGGGGCCAGGACAGGGGCCAAGGAGCTGGGATCAGGGGTCACCAGCCCTACCTTGCCTGTGCCCAGCAGCAGGGGGCTGAGGTCAAAGCCATCCAAGGTGACATTGGGCAGTGGGGCCCCAGCCAGGGCTGCCAGGGTGGGCAGCAGGTCCAGGGAGCTGGCCAGCTCATGGGTCACTCCTGGGGGCAAGAGGCTGTGCAGTCACTCAGTTCGCCACCAGGGTTGGGGTGGTGGGGCCAGAGTTCCCAAGGAGAGGGCCTGCGGACTGACCAGGAGCGATGTGACCTGgccagaaggccaaggcaggctctCGGACACCGCCCTCGTAGGTGGTTCCCTTTCCACACCGCAGGAGGCCAGAGCAGCCGCCTCGGGACATACGCATGGTCTCAGGTCTGGGACACAGGAGGAACTCATAAGCCATGAAGCCACGGCCTCTGAGCCACCGAGGGTGACCAGTGGCCCCACACCTCTAAGTCACAAAGCTTGCCTGGAGGTGCCCAGCATGAGCCTGGCATCTTCCAGGCCTACCATGACCAGTTCTCTGTGCACCTGTGTCTCCTAATTACACCTTGGGTCCCTGCAACGTGGCCAGCATCTCCTGACACCCCCTCACCCACTATGTTCTTGGCCAGCAGCTGAACTGCAAGGCCCCCAGGGCCCTGGTCTGTGACAGGGCGGGAGCACCCTGCTGCCCTGCTAGCATACCCATTGTCTGCAGTGAAGATGACCAGCGTCTCTTCAAGCAGCCCCAGGTCCCTTATGGCTGTCATCAGGGTCCCCACAGCTGCATCCAGCTCCATCAGGGAGTCCCCAAATGGCCCGCGGCCTGAACGCTCT
The DNA window shown above is from Theropithecus gelada isolate Dixy unplaced genomic scaffold, Tgel_1.0 HiC_scaffold_398, whole genome shotgun sequence and carries:
- the ARSA gene encoding arylsulfatase A isoform X2; this translates as MGMYPGVLEPSSRGGLPLEEVTLAEVLAARGYLTGMAGKWHLGVGAEGAFLPPHQGFHRFLGIPYSHDQGPCWNLTCFPPATPCDGGCDQGLVPIPLLANLSVEAQPPWLPRLEARYVAFARDLMADAQRQDRPFFLYYASHHTHYPQFSGQNFAERSGRGPFGDSLMELDAAVGTLMTAIRDLGLLEETLVIFTADNGPETMRMSRGGCSGLLRCGKGTTYEGGVREPALAFWPGHIAPGVTHELASSLDLLPTLAALAGAPLPNVTLDGFDLSPLLLGTGKSPRQSLFFYPSYPDEVRGVFAVRSGKYKAHFFTQGSAHSDTTADPACHASSSLTAHEPPLLYDLSEDPGENYNLLGGVAGATPEVLQALKQLQLLKAQLDAAVTFGPSQMAQGKDPALQICCRPGCTPHPACCHCPDPHA